A window of the Aspergillus flavus chromosome 6, complete sequence genome harbors these coding sequences:
- a CDS encoding cell wall glycosyl hydrolase YteR → MRSSIALLAATAGTTLASSNNYTEWMASSWLSKSVPVSRNYAYGVLYRGIELAHNKTNNAEYLDFIESQLSGVVSDSGELIDYNLTDKISLDDLRIGTNFLAAWAATSQEKFKLGADTLRRQIDITPRNEGGGLWHRDPTYPNQMWLDGIYMSTNFYALYTAWFDADNSTAWDDIMLQFDLIEEHCLREDGLLVHGFDYSKAAVWADPETGAAPLVWNRALGWYFMSLLDILDYFPKSHPGWETNLGRFQKLAQALKQAQDESGGWYLIMNDQYPSDPRNYIESSGSAMFTYGFLKGIRNGFLKESEYSQVADKGYKLLVDRFVSKNDNGTLNWEGTVEVGSLSSNGSFEYYISVPVVQNDVKGAGPFMYASYELEAF, encoded by the exons ATGCGATCATCTATAGCCCTCCTCGCCGCGACGGCAGGTACAACACTGGCGTCCAGCAACAACTACACAGAATGGATGGCTTCATCTTGGTTGTCCAAATCGGTGCCCGTATCCCGGAACTACGCTTACGGTGTACTCTATCGTGGCATTGAACTCGCTCACAACAAAACCAACAACGCCGAATATCTAGACTTCATTGAGTCTCAACTCTCGGGCGTCGTGAGCGATTCAGGCGAGTTGATCGACTATAACCTCACCGACAAAATCTCCCTTGACGATCTACGGATCGGTACAAACTTCCTGGCTGCTTGGGCCGCCACTAGTCAGGAGAAGTTCAAGCTAGGAGCCGATACTCTCCGGCGACAGATTGATATAACGCCCCGCAATGAGGGAGGTGGGCTTTGGCATCGTGATCCTACCTATCCCAACCAGATGTGGCTGGATGGAATTTACATGTCGACTAATTTCTACGCGCTGTACACTGCATGGTTCGATGCAGATAACAGCACTGCGTGGGATGATATTATGCTCCAGTTTGACTTGATCGAGGAGCATTGCTTGCGTGAGGATGGGCTGCTTGTCCATGGATTTGATTACAGTAAAGCTGCTGTTTGGGCTG ATCCTGAAACCGGTGCTGCTCCACTCGTCTGGAATCGCGCCCTGGGCTGGTATTTCATGTCCCTTctggatatcctggattACTTTCCCAAGTCCCACCCAGGCTGGGAGACCAACTTGGGCCGATTCCAGAAACTAGCGCAAGCGCTTAAACAAGCTCAGGATGAAAGTGGTGGGTGGTATTTGATCATGAACGATCAATACCCGAGCGACCCCAGGAACTACATTGAGAGTAGTGGGTCTGCCATGTTCACATATGGATTCTTAAAGGGTATTCGGAACGGATTCCTAAAGGAAAGTGAATATTCTCAGGTGGCCGACAAGGGGTATAAGCTGCTTGTCGACAGGTTCGTGAGTAAAAATGACAACGGGACGTTGAACTGGGAGGGAACGGTGGAGGTGGGAAGTCTAAGCAGCAACGGGAGCTTCGAG TATTACATATCTGTTCCCGTGGTGCAGAATGATGTTAAGGGCGCGGGGCCGTTTATGTATGCGAGCTATGAATTGGAGGCCTTTTAA
- a CDS encoding Tannase/feruloyl esterase gives MAYAAGYGFATVGTNNGHFGNNGVSFYQNTEVVEDFAYRALHTGVVVGKELTKNFYPQGYNKSYYLGCSTGGRQGWKSVQTFPDDFDGVVAGAPAFNFINLTSWGARFLTLTGNSSAETFVTETQWTAVHNEIIRQCDSLDGAKDGIIEDPDLCQPIIETLLCNATQSSTSGTCLTGAQVKTVNGVFSATYGLNGSFLYPRMQPGSELAAYSSYYSGTPFAYAEDWYRYVVFNNTNWDVATWTVQDAAIANAQDPYQISTWNGDLSPFQKKGGKVLHYHGMEDAIISSDSSKVYYKHVADTMNLSPSELDSFYRFFPISGMAHCANADGPSAIGQGTGTFAGNNPQDNVLLAMVQWVEEGVAPDFVRGAKLNGSTVEYRRKHCKYPKRNRYVGPGSYTDENAWECV, from the coding sequence ATGGCCTATGCCGCTGGATATGGATTTGCCACGGTTGGCACAAATAACGGACACTTTGGTAACAATGGTGTCTCCTTCTATCAAAACACCGAGGTGGTTGAGGATTTTGCTTACCGTGCCCTCCATACCGGCGTCGTTGTCGGGAAGGAATTGACGAAAAACTTCTATCCTCAAGGCTATAACAAGTCATACTACCTCGGTTGCTCGACTGGAGGACGACAGGGATGGAAGTCCGTCCAGACGTTCCCAGACGACTTTGACGGTGTTGTGGCTGGTGCACCTGCTTTCAATTTCATTAATCTGACCAGCTGGGGTGCCCGATTCCTCACCCTCACGGGCAACTCCAGCGCAGAGACATTCGTGACAGAAACACAATGGACTGCTGTACACAATGAGATCATCAGACAATGTGATTCCCTCGACGGCGCGAAGGACGGCATCATTGAGGATCCAGATCTTTGTCAGCCGATCATTGAAACTCTGCTATGCAATGCGACCCAATCCTCCACATCCGGCACGTGTCTCACTGGAGCGCAGGTCAAGACAGTCAATGGTGTCTTCAGTGCAACCTATGGGCTGAATGGCTCGTTCCTCTATCCGCGGATGCAGCCCGGATCCGAGCTAGCAGCCTACTCCAGTTACTACAGCGGGACACCTTTCGCTTATGCCGAAGATTGGTATCGCTACGTGGTATTCAACAATACCAACTGGGACGTAGCAACCTGGACCGTGCAAGACGCCGCCATTGCCAACGCTCAGGACCCGTATCAAATCTCCACCTGGAACGGCgatctctctcccttccagAAGAAAGGCGGCAAGGTCCTTCATTACCACGGCATGGAAGATGCGATCATTTCCTCCGACAGCTCTAAAGTCTACTATAAGCACGTTGCCGACACCATGAATCTCAGCCCCTCTGAACTCGACAGCTTCTACCGTTTCTTCCCAATCAGCGGCATGGCTCACTGCGCAAATGCAGATGGGCCCTCGGCGATCGGCCAGGGGACTGGAACATTTGCAGGAAATAATCCACAGGATAATGTTCTTCTTGCCATGGTTCAGTGGGTGGAAGAAGGTGTCGCTCCTGATTTTGTCCGGGGTGCTAAGCTGAATGGCTCTACTGTGGAGTATCGTCGGAAGCACTGCAAGTATCCCAAGCGCAATCGATATGTCGGGCCAGGTTCGTATACGGATGAGAACGCTTGGGAATGTGTATAG
- a CDS encoding putative siderophore iron transporter has translation MSPSDQITQVTGLDKNYELTLKPTIGDPQQSQGVTRMEAVYREAKSDRKTLWLIGVSVLVCAWAYSLDSSTTSYYSVDASSYFKQHSSVLSTLSIATSIISAVSKPFIAKISDITSRPYTYVLVLFFYVLGYIIVATCRTIAGYVVGEVFVAIGSSGLDLTNDIIVADLTPLEWRGFASSMLSTPFIINTWFAGKIVDAIDSKGQWRWGYGMFAIIMPVALGPAVATLIYLDRKAKKNGIVNIASSNAARRAAGNLSEREGRDIPHGTVSARAAGPSEPWMRSARRILDEIDALGLVLLGFGWSLLLLPFSLKTYADGGWRNQSLIAMMIVGGLLLIAYVIYEVKWAPVPSAPRRLVFNKTFTMAIVIDSFYMLAGSVRGLYWDSYVYIAKPWSYQSWVYYGNTLTLALCIAGPFVGLLQRWTHRYKAIQIAGLVIKIIGMGIMLEGSMATANTGAMVMAMILVGFGGSMSVVGSRVASQASVPHQDVALAISLLALWSKIGRAIGSAIVAVIWADQMPKQLRKYLPSNATEADVKKLFGSPTSIRKLYGFDDPMRVGAVLAYRHALYYCLATALGLAFIPLIASLFQHNYFLGKSQNAVTNVGNDGLPLAETRRSELEPPKNKKEAFLRFWAGK, from the exons ATGTCACCGAGCGATCAAATCACCCAGGTCACAGGGCTTGACAAAAATTATGAGCTCACTTTGAAGCCCACAATTGGGGATCCCCAACAGTCGCAGGGAGTCACTCGAATGGAAGCCGTCTATCGCGAAGCCAAGTCGGATCGGAAGACATTGTGGCTCATCGGAGTATCAGTGCTCGTCTGTGCGTGGGCCTACTCGCTCGACTCATCTACTACGTCCTACTACTCAGTCGATGCCTCCTCGTATTTCAAACAGCACAGCTCGGTGCTCTCCACTCTATCAATTGCAACAAGTATCATCAGTGCCGTGAGCAAACCCTTTATCGCGAAGATCTCCGACATCACATCCCGTCCCTACACATACGTGTTGGTCCTGTTCTTTTATGTACTCGGGTATATCATTGTTGCCACCTGTAGGACCATCGCCGGCTACGTCGTTGGAGAAGTCTTTGTCGCCATCGGGAGCTCCGGGCTTGACTTGACCAACGACATCATCGTCGCCGACCTGACGCCGCTCGAATGGCGCGGATTCGCGAGCTCCATGCTCTCCACACCCTTCATAATTAATACCTGGTTTGCGGGTAAGATTGTGGATGCCATTGATAGTAAAGGGCAGTGGCGCTGGGGATACGGCATGTTTGCCATTATTATGCCCGTCGCCCTCGGACCAGCCGTCGCCACACTCATCTACCTCGATcgcaaagccaagaagaacGGCATCGTGAACATCGCCTCCTCTAATGCCGCCCGTCGAGCCGCTGGGAATCTTTCTGAGAGAGAGGGTCGTGACATACCCCATGGTACGGTCTCAGCACGAGCGGCTGGGCCTTCAGAGCCTTGGATGCGGTCTGCCAGGCGCATCCTGGACGAAATTGATGCATTGGGCCTGGTCTTGCTGGGGTTCGGCTGGTCGCTCTTGCTACTACCATTTTCTCTTAAGACCTACGCCGATGGTGGATGGCGGAACCAATCCCTAATCGCCATGATGATCGTTGGTGGCCTCCTCCTGATCGCCTATGTTATCTACGAGGTGAAATGGGCCCCCGTACCTAGTGCACCTCGTCGACTGGTATTCAATAAAACTTTCACAATGGCCATCGTTATCGATAGCTTCTACATGC TTGCCGGAAGTGTTCGCGGTCTCTACTGGGACTCATATGTCTACATTGCTAAGCCCTGGAGCTACCAGAGCTGGGTCTACTACGGCAATACCCTCACCCTCGCCCTCTGCATTGCCGGACCTTTTGTCGGCCTCCTACAACGATGGACACATCGGTACAAAGCCATTCAGATCGCCGGTCTAGTGATCAAAATAATCGGTATGGGAATCATGTTGGAGGGGAGCATGGCAACTGCCAACACGGGCGCCAtggtgatggcgatgatccTCGTCGGATTCGGTGGTTCTATGTCTGTGGTCGGATCGCGCGTTGCGTCGCAAGCATCCGTCCCGCATCAGGATGTCGCGCTGGCTATTTCACTGTTAGCATTGTGGTCGAAGATTGGTAGAGCTATTGGATCGGCGATTGTTGCTGTGATCTGGGCAGATCAGATGCCGAAGCAGTTGCGAAAGTACTTGCCATCCAATGCCACCGAAGCCGATGTGAAAAAGCTGTTTGGTAGTCCCACGTCTATTCGGAAGTTATACGGCTTTGATGATCCGATGCGAGTGGGAGCGGTGTTGGCATATCGGCACGCGTTATATTATTGTCTGGCTACTGCGCTGGGACTCGCGTTTATCCCTCTTATCGCTTCGCTGTTTCAGCACAATTACTTCCTGGGCAAGTCGCAAAATGCTGTCACAAATGTCGGAAATGATGGGCTGCCCCTCGCTGAAACTCGTCGGTCGGAGCTGGAGCctcccaagaacaagaaggagGCGTTCCTGCGCTTCTGGGCCGGTAAGTAA
- a CDS encoding iron/ascorbate family oxidoreductase (naringenin,2-oxoglutarate 3-dioxygenase, putative) yields the protein MPAKLIDRYDHVPVTKENLDWAELVTLDLSQYDQPGGKEDLVKQLDHAVRHVGFFYVKNFNISQDEIDRQFALGREFYALPLEEKLKYHSASDLEKGEYNGYRPAGHRALGNGVKDNVQVYNIPKFDGYHQRQQPPILGDHLEEIEAFSRKCHTEVVEKLLRLFAILLELPDEDQLVKDHQYDVKGEDHLRYMHYAARGAEENKIVGGMYVPGHTDLGTVTLLFRQPVAALQILNSQGQWKWVRPQDGTITVNTCDALTALTGGLIKSSIHRVHVPPADQAHVDRLGVLYFARPNNHVVLDPIQNSPLLNRLGLTQNVFTELGQHLTTEQWVKVRQTQQQRRTRDAKISEDGKYTYQPKDLEIIPGLHAKVYN from the exons ATGCCTGCCAAGCTCATTGATAGATATGATCACGTTCCAGTGACGAAGGAGAACC TTGACTGGGCTGAGCTCGTCACCCTTGACCTCAGCCAATATGACCAACctggaggaaaagaagacctTGTGAAGCAATTGGATCACGCTGTGCGGCACGTGG GTTTCTTCTATGTCAAAAACTTCAACATCAGCCAAGATGAAATCGATCGCCAATTTGCCCTCGGTCGCGAGTTCTATGCACTTCCTctagaagaaaagctcaAGTACCACAGCGCCTCTGACCTCGAAAAGGGGGAATATAACGGATATAGACCTGCGGGACACCGGGC TCTTGGAAACGGAGTCAAAGACAATGTACAGGTTTACAATATTCCAAAGTTCGACGGCTATCACCAACGCCAGCAGCCGCCAATTCTCGGGGATCATCTGGAAGAGATTGAGGCATTTAGTCGG AAATGCCACACGGAAGTAGTAGAGAAGCTTCTCCGTCTGTTCGCCATTCTCCTTGAACTTCCAGACGAGGACCAACTTGTCAAGGACCATCAATACGATGTGAAAGGCGAGGACCATCTTCGGTACATGCACTACGCAGCCCGCGGGGCCGAAGAGAACAAGATAGTGGGCGGTATGTACGTACCTGGACATACGGATCTGGGGACAGTCACTCTACTCTTTCGCCAACCAGTTGCGGCATTGCAAATCCTCAATTCCCAGGGTCAGTGGAAATGGGTGCGTCCACAAGATGGAACCATCACGGTCAATACCTGTGATGCCTTGACTGCTCTTACGGGTGGTCTAATCAAGTCAAGCATTCATCGTGTACATGTGCCACCAGCTGACCAGGCTCATGTGGATCGATTAGGAGTATTGTACTTTGCACG GCCGAATAACCATGTTGTGCTGGACCCGATTCAAAACAGCCCCCTGCTCAACCGACTTGGGCTTACGCAGAATGTCTTCACGGAACTGGGTCAGCATTTGACCACTGAGCAATGGGTCAAGGTCAGACAGACTCAGCAGCAAAGACGCACACGGGATGCGAAGATTTCAGAGGATGGGAAGTACACTTATCAGCCGAAGGATCTTGAGATAATCCCTGGTCTGCACGCCAAGGTATACAATTAG